The following coding sequences lie in one Leucobacter allii genomic window:
- a CDS encoding SDR family NAD(P)-dependent oxidoreductase translates to MTEINGRVAVVTGGASGIGLGIAEALREAGAAVVIADIEEAALARASAELRVTGKRVDVADPDSVQRLADEVVAEFGPVGIVVNNAGVGPLARIEDLTLSDWDFMLNVNLKGVIHGVRSFLPLLIANPDGGHLVNTGSMASFASMASGGAYNVTKYGVAALTETLALELAEDHPAVRATLLAPGTVRTNIKSSLRNQPAGRSGGLADVDISGAQAADMRWIDPLEAGRITVNAIRENRLYALTHPDWWPIVETRFAQIERAFADGIAELAPEAEAAP, encoded by the coding sequence ATGACGGAGATCAACGGGAGGGTCGCGGTCGTCACCGGGGGCGCCTCGGGTATCGGGCTCGGCATCGCCGAGGCGCTGCGGGAGGCCGGCGCGGCCGTGGTGATCGCCGATATCGAGGAGGCCGCGCTCGCGCGGGCGTCCGCCGAGCTCCGCGTGACGGGGAAGCGCGTCGACGTCGCCGACCCCGACAGTGTGCAGCGGCTGGCCGACGAGGTCGTCGCCGAGTTCGGTCCCGTCGGCATCGTGGTGAACAACGCCGGAGTCGGGCCGCTCGCCCGCATCGAGGATCTCACCCTCTCCGATTGGGACTTCATGCTGAACGTGAACCTCAAGGGCGTCATCCACGGCGTGCGGAGCTTCCTGCCGCTGCTCATCGCGAACCCTGACGGCGGGCACCTGGTGAACACCGGGTCGATGGCGTCCTTCGCGTCGATGGCGAGCGGCGGCGCGTACAACGTGACGAAGTACGGCGTCGCCGCGCTCACGGAAACGCTCGCGCTGGAGCTCGCCGAGGACCACCCCGCGGTGCGCGCGACGCTCCTCGCCCCCGGTACGGTGCGCACGAACATCAAGTCGAGCCTGCGCAATCAGCCGGCGGGCCGCTCCGGCGGGCTCGCCGATGTCGATATCTCGGGCGCGCAGGCCGCGGACATGCGCTGGATCGACCCGCTGGAAGCGGGCCGGATCACGGTCAATGCGATCCGGGAGAACCGGCTGTACGCACTGACCCATCCGGACTGGTGGCCGATCGTCGAGACGCGCTTCGCGCAGATCGAGCGGGCGTTCGCTGACGGGATCGCGGAGCTCGCGCCCGAGGCGGAGGCCGCGCCGTGA
- a CDS encoding NAD(P)-dependent oxidoreductase — MSEPTTIGFIGLGNMGTPMSRRLLDAGLAVRGFDLDAAARERFASNGGTAFDDVAAMVPGCALLILMLPNSDIVETVLEGEAGVLGRIDPDTLIVDMSSSEPLRTRALAERVAARGGHLVDAPVSGGVGGANAGTLSIMVGGEAADVARAEPVLAHLGRVSHVGAAGAGHALKAINNLMSATHLWVTNEALQTGISFGLAPEAMLEVVNRSSGRSGSTEHKWPKFILGESYDSGFSLALMLKDMRIATGLAEHLGVPHALSDEAVRHWQIAAEDLGRGADHTEVARWLAQHTEGPEGR, encoded by the coding sequence GTGAGCGAGCCGACCACGATCGGTTTCATCGGGCTCGGCAACATGGGCACGCCGATGTCGCGGCGCCTGCTCGATGCCGGTCTGGCCGTGCGAGGCTTCGACCTCGACGCCGCGGCGCGCGAGCGCTTCGCTAGCAACGGCGGCACCGCCTTCGACGACGTCGCCGCGATGGTGCCGGGCTGCGCGCTGCTCATCCTCATGCTGCCCAACTCCGACATCGTCGAGACCGTGCTCGAAGGCGAAGCCGGCGTGCTCGGGCGGATCGATCCGGACACCCTGATCGTCGACATGAGCTCCTCCGAGCCGCTGCGCACCCGGGCGCTGGCCGAACGTGTCGCCGCACGCGGCGGGCATCTGGTTGACGCCCCGGTGTCGGGCGGGGTCGGCGGGGCGAACGCCGGCACGCTCTCGATCATGGTCGGAGGGGAGGCCGCCGACGTCGCCCGCGCCGAGCCGGTGCTGGCGCACCTCGGCCGCGTCAGCCACGTCGGCGCCGCTGGCGCCGGGCACGCGCTGAAGGCCATCAACAACCTGATGTCGGCGACGCACCTGTGGGTGACGAACGAGGCGCTGCAGACCGGGATCTCCTTCGGTCTCGCCCCGGAGGCGATGCTCGAGGTGGTGAACCGCTCCAGCGGCCGCTCGGGATCGACGGAGCACAAGTGGCCGAAGTTCATCCTCGGGGAGAGCTACGACTCCGGCTTCAGCCTTGCGCTGATGCTCAAGGACATGCGGATCGCGACGGGACTGGCCGAGCATCTCGGGGTGCCGCACGCGCTCAGCGACGAGGCGGTGCGCCACTGGCAGATCGCCGCCGAGGATCTCGGCCGGGGCGCCGACCACACGGAAGTCGCGAGATGGCTCGCGCAGCACACGGAAGGACCGGAGGGACGATGA
- a CDS encoding carboxymuconolactone decarboxylase family protein: MTVNEASHRQTYEEGLEMRRQVLGHDHVERSLAQVSEFGRPIQELVTEYCWGGVWTREGLDPKTRSLMNIVMLSALNRGHELGVHVRGAIRNGATVEEIQEALIQVAIYVGMPAGLESFRIAEAKLDEMRAAGEL; this comes from the coding sequence ATGACTGTCAATGAAGCGAGCCACCGCCAGACCTACGAGGAAGGGCTCGAGATGCGCCGTCAGGTGCTCGGGCACGACCACGTCGAGCGTTCCCTCGCGCAGGTGAGCGAGTTCGGCCGGCCCATCCAGGAGCTCGTCACCGAGTACTGCTGGGGCGGTGTGTGGACGCGGGAGGGGCTCGACCCCAAAACCCGCAGCCTGATGAACATCGTGATGCTCTCCGCGCTCAACCGCGGGCACGAGCTCGGGGTGCACGTGCGCGGCGCGATCCGCAACGGCGCCACCGTGGAGGAGATCCAGGAGGCGCTCATCCAGGTCGCCATCTACGTCGGCATGCCGGCCGGGCTCGAGTCCTTCCGCATCGCGGAGGCGAAGCTCGACGAGATGCGCGCGGCGGGCGAACTGTGA
- a CDS encoding cupin domain-containing protein codes for MRVLAGRAGTPSTRSEHTFTGEVWADAVMTDRPGVKINSVIFTPCARTYWHFHEHGQILQVFRGRGYVTGEDGTTREITQGDTVWIEAGEHHWHGGGEDSLMGHTAISLGETTWLDEVTEDEYARAAAAVRHG; via the coding sequence ATGCGCGTCCTCGCAGGCCGAGCCGGCACCCCTTCGACCCGCTCCGAGCACACCTTCACCGGCGAAGTGTGGGCGGATGCCGTCATGACCGACCGCCCGGGCGTGAAGATCAATTCGGTGATCTTCACGCCGTGCGCCCGCACCTACTGGCACTTCCATGAGCACGGGCAGATCCTGCAGGTGTTCCGCGGTCGCGGTTACGTGACCGGCGAGGACGGCACGACGCGGGAGATCACGCAGGGAGACACCGTCTGGATCGAGGCCGGCGAGCACCACTGGCACGGCGGCGGCGAGGACTCGCTGATGGGCCACACCGCCATCTCGCTCGGCGAGACCACCTGGCTCGACGAGGTCACCGAAGACGAGTACGCCCGCGCCGCCGCCGCGGTCCGGCACGGATAG
- a CDS encoding MBL fold metallo-hydrolase — protein sequence MCTIAHHAATAADATMGTAAAKPGVSRRRMLQTAGLGVLAGGAAVALAGCAPAAAPVSAAAAPVPVGTRSKLVLLGTTGGPGIVADRAGICSAVVVDGAVYLVDLGHGAPSQIVKAGLASAEDSATNASLAALRGIFITHMHSDHIAELPALQITGMWNGLKDPASPVQVYGPGNRGGLSPLAGAADPAVIAPDNPTAGTVDMLALINRAFAADLNERIRSSGGVDPLAVLQGHDIALPSGVASPIDAELMPDIDPFDVYEDELVKVTATLVNHAPVFPSFGFRFDTADGSVTFSGDTGPSANLARLAQGTDILVHEVIDREWVESIYPEPRTDAAAATVAHLLNSHTSIEEVGRIATEAGAKHVVLNHMAPATHPEEKWLEVRDHFDGEVTVGTDLAEFAIGS from the coding sequence ATGTGCACCATCGCTCACCACGCTGCTACCGCAGCCGACGCCACCATGGGAACCGCCGCCGCGAAGCCCGGGGTCTCGCGCCGGAGAATGCTGCAGACCGCCGGTCTGGGGGTGCTGGCCGGCGGCGCGGCCGTCGCGCTCGCCGGCTGCGCGCCGGCCGCCGCTCCCGTGAGCGCCGCCGCCGCGCCCGTGCCTGTCGGCACCCGCTCCAAGCTCGTGCTCCTCGGCACGACGGGCGGCCCGGGGATCGTCGCCGACCGTGCGGGGATCTGCTCCGCCGTCGTGGTCGACGGCGCGGTCTACCTCGTCGACCTGGGGCACGGCGCCCCGAGCCAGATCGTGAAGGCCGGTCTCGCCTCCGCGGAGGACTCGGCCACGAACGCCTCCCTCGCGGCGTTGCGCGGGATCTTCATCACCCATATGCACTCCGACCACATCGCCGAGCTGCCCGCGCTGCAGATCACCGGGATGTGGAACGGGCTGAAGGACCCGGCGTCGCCCGTGCAGGTGTACGGGCCGGGGAACCGCGGCGGGCTCTCCCCGCTGGCCGGCGCGGCGGATCCCGCGGTGATCGCCCCCGACAACCCGACCGCCGGCACCGTCGACATGCTCGCCCTGATCAACCGGGCCTTCGCCGCCGACCTCAACGAGCGCATCCGCAGCAGCGGCGGCGTCGATCCGCTCGCCGTGCTGCAGGGCCACGACATCGCGCTTCCCTCCGGCGTCGCCTCGCCGATCGATGCGGAGCTGATGCCCGACATCGACCCGTTCGACGTCTACGAGGACGAACTGGTGAAGGTCACCGCCACGCTCGTGAATCACGCGCCCGTCTTCCCGTCCTTCGGCTTCCGCTTCGACACGGCCGACGGCTCGGTCACCTTCTCGGGCGATACCGGACCTTCGGCGAATCTCGCCCGCCTCGCGCAGGGGACCGACATCCTCGTGCACGAGGTGATCGACCGCGAGTGGGTCGAATCGATCTACCCGGAGCCGCGCACCGACGCCGCGGCGGCGACGGTCGCGCACCTGCTGAACTCGCACACCTCGATCGAGGAGGTGGGGCGGATCGCCACCGAGGCCGGGGCGAAGCACGTCGTGCTCAACCACATGGCGCCCGCGACGCATCCCGAGGAGAAGTGGCTCGAGGTGCGCGACCACTTCGACGGGGAGGTGACCGTCGGCACCGATCTCGCGGAGTTCGCGATCGGGTCCTGA
- a CDS encoding FAD-binding oxidoreductase, whose product MSTESTPDALAALRDALTGPAHLRGEDGYAEELAGFNTLSPLSPDLVVGAADERDVQLAVRYARAAGLQVSVMATGHGSYCSVPEGVLIRTHRLDAIDVDPGARRFTIGAGARWMDILPRLAPHGLGAVTGSSPSVGAVGLTLGGGIGPLSRTFGWAADRAVSYRVVDGLGELLTVSAEEHPDLFWALKGGKVGLGIVTEMTLEALPLREVYGGGIFFAEEHLEAVLRAWLPWAKSLPESANTSIGILRLPEDVPAPLGGRTLAHLRYAYAGLELSREELVARGAELVAPMRAVAEALVDGVDVLACDRVGEIHAEPFGPLPIWERGEFLDEVDEAYIETLLAHAGAGTDAPFSNVETRLFGGATQREPAGPNAIGGRGAAFSLLVIGVDVPGVTDEALRRVGTALFDDVADYAHAEVNYNWAGHPTAQTWRRLWSPETAARLAEVRRRYDPEARFAYGNQEGSR is encoded by the coding sequence ATGAGTACTGAATCGACCCCGGACGCGCTCGCCGCGCTGCGGGACGCCCTGACCGGCCCCGCGCATCTGCGCGGGGAGGACGGCTACGCTGAGGAGCTCGCGGGCTTCAACACGCTCTCCCCGCTGTCCCCCGATCTCGTCGTCGGCGCCGCCGATGAGCGCGACGTGCAGCTCGCGGTGCGCTACGCCCGTGCGGCGGGGCTGCAGGTGAGCGTGATGGCGACCGGTCACGGCTCCTACTGCTCGGTGCCGGAGGGCGTGCTCATCCGCACGCACCGGCTCGATGCGATCGACGTGGATCCCGGGGCCCGGCGCTTCACCATCGGCGCCGGCGCCCGGTGGATGGACATCCTCCCGAGACTCGCACCGCACGGTCTCGGCGCCGTGACCGGCTCCTCGCCGAGCGTCGGCGCCGTCGGGCTGACCCTCGGCGGCGGCATCGGGCCGCTCAGCCGCACCTTCGGCTGGGCGGCGGATCGCGCCGTCTCCTACCGGGTCGTCGACGGGCTCGGCGAGCTGCTGACGGTCTCCGCGGAGGAGCACCCCGATCTCTTCTGGGCACTCAAGGGCGGCAAGGTCGGACTCGGAATCGTCACCGAGATGACGCTGGAAGCGCTGCCGCTGCGGGAGGTCTACGGCGGGGGGATCTTCTTCGCCGAGGAGCACCTCGAGGCCGTGCTGCGCGCCTGGCTGCCGTGGGCGAAGTCGCTGCCGGAGTCCGCGAACACGTCCATCGGCATCCTGCGGCTCCCGGAGGACGTGCCCGCGCCGCTGGGCGGTCGGACGCTGGCCCACCTGCGCTACGCCTACGCCGGGCTCGAGCTCTCCCGGGAGGAGCTCGTCGCGCGCGGCGCCGAGCTCGTCGCGCCGATGCGCGCCGTTGCCGAGGCGCTCGTCGACGGCGTCGACGTGCTCGCCTGCGACCGGGTCGGCGAGATCCACGCGGAGCCCTTCGGGCCGTTGCCGATCTGGGAGCGCGGGGAGTTCCTCGACGAGGTCGACGAGGCCTACATCGAGACCCTGCTCGCGCATGCGGGCGCCGGCACCGATGCCCCGTTCTCGAATGTGGAGACCCGGCTGTTCGGCGGGGCGACGCAGCGCGAGCCCGCCGGCCCGAACGCCATCGGCGGGCGCGGCGCGGCCTTCTCGCTGCTGGTGATCGGCGTCGATGTCCCCGGCGTCACCGACGAGGCGCTGCGCCGCGTGGGCACCGCACTCTTCGACGATGTCGCCGACTACGCGCACGCCGAGGTCAACTACAACTGGGCAGGCCACCCGACCGCGCAAACGTGGCGGCGGCTGTGGTCGCCCGAGACAGCGGCGCGCCTCGCCGAGGTGCGCCGGCGCTACGATCCGGAGGCGCGCTTCGCCTACGGCAACCAGGAGGGATCGCGATGA
- a CDS encoding alcohol dehydrogenase catalytic domain-containing protein: protein MSGRIARAGVLREVGRPFSIEEVELLAPAAGRVIVRTHASPFCSTDVKNWKGQLYKIPPTILGHASIGEVVEVGPGAPATLIGRRVVVPGTPECGRCYYCSIGEPWQCGELFDLGGIYPDVAHGADGALISCAGCVGGYAELMSISANQVFPIDSDLPSDVLSMLGCGISTGVGSVVNIAALRPGESVAIVGAGHLGLWMLQAARSFGAGSIVVIEPHAGRRAIAERLGADLVLDGVDVEATVARVQEAAGGRGVDIALEAAGPTASQRLAVRLTRRGGRTVLSGFEIGGADVALPQVETALQSRRILSTQNGHVRMRTDLQRYAGLLERGVLDPAPIYTRSYALDELDRARDRSGSLDDVCGIVVF, encoded by the coding sequence GTGAGCGGCCGCATCGCCCGGGCCGGGGTGCTGCGGGAGGTCGGACGGCCGTTCTCCATCGAGGAGGTGGAGCTGCTGGCTCCCGCCGCGGGCAGGGTCATCGTGCGGACGCACGCGAGCCCGTTCTGTTCCACCGATGTGAAGAACTGGAAGGGGCAGCTCTACAAGATCCCGCCGACGATCCTCGGGCACGCCTCCATCGGCGAGGTCGTCGAGGTCGGCCCCGGCGCCCCCGCGACGCTCATCGGTCGGCGCGTGGTGGTGCCGGGGACGCCGGAGTGCGGGCGGTGCTACTACTGCTCGATCGGCGAGCCGTGGCAGTGCGGCGAGCTCTTCGACCTCGGCGGCATCTACCCGGATGTGGCGCACGGCGCCGACGGTGCGCTGATCTCGTGTGCCGGCTGCGTCGGGGGCTATGCGGAACTCATGTCGATCTCGGCGAACCAAGTATTCCCCATCGACTCCGACCTGCCCTCGGACGTGCTGTCGATGCTCGGCTGCGGGATCAGCACCGGCGTCGGGTCGGTCGTCAACATCGCCGCGCTGCGCCCCGGCGAGAGCGTCGCGATCGTCGGGGCCGGGCACCTGGGGCTCTGGATGCTCCAGGCCGCGCGGTCGTTCGGCGCCGGCAGTATTGTGGTCATCGAGCCGCACGCCGGGCGGCGCGCCATCGCCGAGCGGCTCGGGGCCGACCTCGTGCTCGACGGCGTCGACGTCGAGGCGACCGTGGCGCGCGTGCAGGAGGCCGCGGGCGGGCGCGGCGTCGATATCGCGCTGGAGGCCGCCGGGCCTACCGCATCGCAGCGGCTCGCCGTGCGGCTGACGCGGCGTGGCGGCCGGACCGTGCTCAGCGGCTTCGAGATCGGCGGGGCGGATGTCGCGCTGCCGCAGGTGGAGACCGCGCTGCAGAGCCGGCGGATCCTGAGCACGCAGAACGGACACGTGCGCATGCGCACCGATCTGCAGCGCTACGCCGGGCTGCTGGAACGCGGCGTGCTCGATCCCGCGCCCATCTACACCCGGAGCTACGCGCTCGACGAGCTCGACCGCGCGCGCGACCGCTCCGGATCGCTCGACGACGTCTGCGGCATCGTCGTGTTCTGA
- a CDS encoding FAD-binding oxidoreductase, translated as MSAQPAYRLDEATLAAFREILPADAIVVDEAGRDAYRDPYWHQEDRSYDSSAVLYPATTEEVQAVMRVADAHGAPIWVSSQGRNNGYGGPSPRVRGSVLVSLRRMNRVIEINPTLAYAVVEPGVTWFDLHEALQAGGHDDLMVSVPDLGWGSVIGNTMDSGVTYLPLGMDYQAPTGLEVVLADGSLLRTGMGAIPDSPSWHVYKRGLGPVLDPLFVQSNFGVVTRMGYWLMRRPAVYAPLFLTVPRAEQLEQAIDILRELRLDGVIRGVPVMQNTMTLSSHFPELLGKMQAQNATFSEAQLQQLADESGVGRWGMRTAVWGDERIVARQIEQIREAWAAIDGARVDHHRSYRRDEWDQIEHFVDKVQAGIPSLDMMESLPEGIGHVGFSPVVPLEGARIREVAELLERIVVEEAGSNFVAGICVISERSAMIVSGLVFDTTDAEQTTQAYATAKSMVRAAGERGYGEYRAHLDFMDLAAEQYSYGDFAYRRFVEKIKDAVDPNGILMPGRHGIWPSNRRPEDRAQ; from the coding sequence ATGAGCGCGCAGCCCGCCTACCGGCTCGACGAGGCGACGCTCGCCGCGTTCCGCGAGATCCTGCCCGCCGACGCGATCGTCGTGGACGAGGCCGGCCGCGACGCGTACCGCGATCCCTACTGGCACCAGGAGGATCGCAGCTACGACTCCTCCGCCGTGCTCTACCCGGCCACCACCGAGGAGGTGCAGGCGGTGATGCGCGTCGCCGACGCGCACGGCGCCCCGATCTGGGTCTCGTCGCAGGGGCGCAACAACGGCTACGGCGGTCCCTCGCCCCGTGTGCGCGGCAGCGTGCTCGTGAGCCTGCGCCGCATGAACCGGGTGATCGAGATCAATCCGACGCTCGCCTATGCCGTTGTGGAGCCGGGGGTCACCTGGTTCGATCTGCACGAGGCGCTGCAGGCCGGCGGGCACGACGACCTGATGGTCTCCGTCCCCGATCTCGGCTGGGGCTCCGTGATCGGCAACACGATGGACAGCGGGGTGACCTACCTGCCGCTCGGCATGGACTACCAGGCGCCGACCGGGCTCGAGGTCGTGCTCGCCGACGGCTCCCTGCTGCGCACCGGCATGGGCGCGATCCCGGACTCCCCCTCCTGGCACGTCTACAAGCGCGGGCTCGGGCCCGTGCTCGATCCCCTGTTCGTGCAGTCGAACTTCGGCGTCGTCACCCGCATGGGCTACTGGCTGATGCGCCGGCCGGCCGTCTACGCCCCGCTCTTCCTGACGGTGCCGCGCGCCGAACAGCTCGAGCAGGCGATCGACATCCTCCGCGAGCTGCGTCTGGACGGGGTGATCCGCGGGGTGCCGGTGATGCAGAACACCATGACGCTCTCCTCGCACTTCCCGGAGCTGCTCGGGAAGATGCAGGCGCAGAACGCGACGTTCTCCGAGGCGCAGCTGCAACAGCTCGCCGACGAGAGCGGCGTCGGCCGGTGGGGGATGCGTACCGCGGTGTGGGGCGACGAGAGGATCGTCGCGCGCCAGATCGAGCAGATCCGCGAGGCGTGGGCGGCGATCGACGGCGCCAGGGTCGACCATCACCGCAGCTACCGGCGCGACGAGTGGGACCAGATCGAGCACTTCGTCGACAAGGTGCAGGCGGGTATCCCCAGCCTCGACATGATGGAGTCGTTGCCGGAGGGCATCGGCCATGTCGGCTTCTCCCCGGTGGTGCCGCTGGAGGGGGCGCGGATCCGCGAGGTGGCCGAGCTGCTCGAGCGGATCGTCGTCGAAGAGGCCGGCAGCAATTTCGTTGCCGGCATCTGCGTCATCAGCGAGCGCAGCGCCATGATCGTCAGCGGGCTGGTGTTCGACACGACCGATGCGGAGCAGACCACGCAGGCCTACGCGACCGCCAAGTCGATGGTGCGCGCGGCCGGCGAGCGCGGGTACGGCGAGTACCGTGCGCATCTCGACTTCATGGACCTCGCGGCGGAGCAGTACTCCTACGGCGACTTCGCCTACCGCCGCTTCGTCGAGAAGATCAAGGACGCCGTCGACCCGAACGGCATCCTCATGCCGGGACGCCACGGCATCTGGCCGAGCAACCGGCGCCCGGAGGACCGCGCGCAGTAG
- a CDS encoding FAD-binding oxidoreductase, whose protein sequence is MAQHAPFQLPDAARDELIAVVGRDHILLTEEERDQYRDPYWHAEDRSYDSCGAVFPADREALQEIVRIAHRHEIPIWVSSQGRNNGYGGPSPRVAGSLLISLRRMDKIIHIDTELAYAVVEPGVRWIDLHAALHERGDELMLSVPDVGWGSIIGNSMDNGMTYLPLGTDFQAPTGMEVVLADGSLLRTGMGAIPDSPSWHVYKRGLGPTLDPLFTQSNFGIVSRMGVWLMRRPKAYMPLYLSVPAEHQLGQAIDIIRELRLDGVIRGVPNLQNLITMGTQFPEHLGMFPGADATWPEERLDGLAAATGIGRWGVRTALWGDVPVVAHHLRRIQEAWGALEGSRVDVLGRFTPENWDEIGTFMQKISAGIPGMEMMEQMPDWVGHVGFSPIVPLQGREVVAVVERIKQRVIERTGANFVCAIFPTNDRSAMIVSSLSFDRRDPQHVRDTFDTVRLLIDEIAELGYGEYRAHIDVMDRAAAQYSFGDHAYRRFVEAIKDAVDPRGIIMPGRHGIWPARYRD, encoded by the coding sequence ATGGCGCAGCACGCCCCGTTCCAGCTCCCCGACGCCGCCCGAGACGAGCTCATCGCCGTCGTCGGCCGCGATCACATACTCCTCACCGAGGAGGAGCGCGATCAGTACCGCGACCCCTACTGGCACGCCGAAGATCGCAGCTACGACTCCTGCGGCGCGGTCTTCCCCGCCGACCGCGAGGCGTTGCAGGAGATCGTCCGCATCGCGCACCGTCATGAGATCCCCATCTGGGTCTCCTCGCAGGGGCGCAACAACGGCTATGGCGGTCCCTCGCCCCGGGTCGCGGGCTCGCTGCTGATCAGCCTCCGCCGGATGGACAAGATCATTCACATCGATACGGAGCTCGCCTACGCCGTCGTCGAACCGGGGGTGCGCTGGATCGACCTCCACGCCGCCCTGCACGAGCGCGGCGACGAGTTGATGCTCTCCGTCCCCGACGTCGGCTGGGGGTCCATCATCGGTAACTCGATGGACAACGGCATGACCTATCTGCCGCTCGGCACCGATTTCCAGGCCCCGACCGGCATGGAGGTGGTGCTCGCCGACGGCTCGCTGCTGCGCACCGGTATGGGGGCGATCCCGGACTCCCCCTCCTGGCACGTCTACAAGCGCGGGCTCGGGCCCACGCTCGACCCGCTGTTCACGCAGTCGAACTTCGGTATCGTCTCGCGCATGGGCGTCTGGCTCATGCGCCGCCCGAAGGCGTACATGCCGCTGTACCTCTCGGTCCCGGCGGAGCATCAGCTCGGTCAGGCGATCGACATCATCCGCGAGCTGCGCCTGGACGGCGTCATCCGCGGCGTGCCGAACCTGCAGAACCTCATCACGATGGGCACGCAGTTCCCCGAGCACCTCGGTATGTTCCCCGGCGCCGACGCCACCTGGCCGGAGGAACGCCTGGACGGCCTCGCCGCCGCGACCGGCATCGGCCGCTGGGGCGTGCGTACCGCACTGTGGGGCGACGTCCCGGTCGTGGCGCACCACCTGCGCCGGATCCAGGAGGCCTGGGGCGCGCTCGAGGGCTCCCGCGTCGACGTGCTCGGCCGCTTCACGCCAGAGAACTGGGACGAGATCGGCACGTTCATGCAGAAGATCTCGGCCGGCATCCCCGGGATGGAGATGATGGAGCAGATGCCCGACTGGGTGGGGCACGTCGGGTTCTCCCCGATCGTGCCGCTGCAGGGGCGCGAGGTCGTCGCGGTGGTCGAACGGATCAAGCAGCGCGTGATCGAGCGCACCGGGGCGAACTTCGTCTGTGCGATCTTCCCGACGAACGACCGCAGCGCCATGATCGTGAGTTCCCTCAGCTTCGACCGGCGCGATCCGCAGCACGTGCGCGACACCTTCGACACCGTGCGCCTGCTCATCGACGAGATCGCGGAGCTCGGCTACGGGGAGTACCGCGCCCACATCGACGTGATGGACCGGGCCGCCGCGCAGTACTCGTTCGGCGACCACGCCTACCGCCGCTTCGTCGAAGCGATCAAAGACGCGGTCGACCCGCGCGGCATCATCATGCCGGGCCGGCACGGGATCTGGCCGGCGCGCTACCGCGACTGA
- a CDS encoding carboxymuconolactone decarboxylase family protein, with amino-acid sequence MSEKDTIRERAEEILGEWNGKFQAVLDLDPAFMDAYTKLEAVPHRKGALDEKIQHLIRLAVAANATHLYVPAIRRHIRRAFQAGATPAEVMEVLECAATLGIHAMNIGVPILAEVLEEAGLRSGPRELDAYQQGLKEDFTRNRGYWHAFWDEILEMAPEFFEAYTDFSSVPWKSGPLEPKVKEFVYIAFDTAATHLYTSGLRLHLQNAVRYGATEGELVEVMEIAATLGMHGVFEAAPVLAEEIRSHGEGSGAR; translated from the coding sequence ATGAGCGAGAAGGACACGATCCGCGAGCGGGCGGAGGAGATCCTCGGCGAGTGGAACGGGAAGTTCCAGGCGGTCCTGGATCTGGACCCGGCGTTCATGGACGCCTACACGAAGCTCGAAGCGGTGCCGCATCGCAAGGGCGCGCTCGATGAGAAGATCCAGCATCTGATCCGGCTCGCCGTCGCCGCCAACGCCACGCACCTCTACGTGCCGGCCATCCGGCGCCATATCCGACGCGCGTTCCAGGCGGGGGCCACGCCGGCCGAGGTGATGGAGGTGCTCGAGTGCGCCGCGACCCTCGGCATTCACGCGATGAACATCGGCGTGCCGATCCTGGCCGAGGTGCTCGAGGAGGCCGGGCTCCGCTCCGGGCCGCGCGAGCTGGACGCGTACCAGCAGGGGCTGAAGGAGGACTTCACCCGCAACCGCGGCTACTGGCACGCCTTCTGGGATGAGATCCTCGAGATGGCGCCCGAGTTCTTCGAGGCGTACACCGACTTCTCCTCGGTGCCGTGGAAGAGCGGACCGCTCGAGCCGAAGGTGAAGGAGTTCGTCTACATCGCCTTCGACACCGCCGCGACCCACCTCTACACCTCCGGCCTGCGCCTGCACCTGCAGAACGCCGTGCGCTACGGCGCGACGGAGGGCGAGCTCGTCGAGGTGATGGAGATCGCCGCGACGCTGGGCATGCACGGCGTCTTCGAGGCCGCGCCCGTGCTCGCGGAGGAGATCCGCTCGCACGGCGAGGGGAGCGGAGCACGATGA